One genomic region from SAR92 clade bacterium H455 encodes:
- a CDS encoding ABC transporter permease: MKLIDQLLFNRQVFLRHRVRTLLMLLAVAIGVASVILLTSLGEGARGYVDREFSALGNRILIVLPGRKETTGGGPPMYGASPRDLTLEDAGALGRIPGVLAVAPIVAGTTTISHSSLSREVITLGSTAKFFAVRQLQVGTGSLLSARAESEPLAVAVLGVKVKRELFGSSRALGRWVRVGDRRMRVIGVLEERGESLGLDMRDMLVIPVRTAEQLFDSPSLFRILLDIAPSADSDKIKDKIVNVIRKRHDGEEDVTVISQDSMLAAFDNILATLTMAIAAISSISLLVAGILIMNISLISVSQRRQEIGLLKAIGASSRKIKQLFIGESLMLISMGSAVGISFAFALITLFAGLWPSFPLQPPVWAVPAALLVAFATGLVFSIIPAKRAAALDPVLALRGQQ; encoded by the coding sequence ATGAAACTAATTGATCAGCTGCTATTCAACCGGCAAGTCTTTTTGCGCCATCGGGTGCGCACATTATTGATGTTGCTAGCGGTGGCTATAGGGGTGGCCTCGGTGATCCTGCTGACCAGTTTGGGTGAGGGGGCTCGGGGCTACGTGGATCGTGAATTTTCAGCCCTGGGCAATCGCATCTTAATTGTTCTGCCCGGACGCAAAGAGACTACCGGTGGCGGTCCGCCGATGTATGGCGCATCGCCTCGGGATCTGACCCTCGAAGATGCCGGCGCCCTTGGGCGTATTCCTGGGGTTTTGGCAGTGGCGCCAATTGTTGCCGGCACCACCACCATTTCACATTCCAGTCTCTCCAGGGAGGTTATAACCCTGGGCAGCACTGCCAAGTTTTTTGCCGTGCGACAGTTACAGGTGGGTACAGGAAGTCTGCTTAGTGCTCGCGCCGAATCCGAACCATTGGCGGTGGCTGTACTCGGGGTTAAAGTCAAGCGAGAACTGTTTGGTAGCAGTCGCGCATTGGGTCGCTGGGTGCGGGTGGGTGACCGGCGTATGCGGGTGATTGGTGTGCTCGAGGAGCGCGGTGAATCTCTGGGGCTGGATATGCGCGATATGCTGGTGATTCCGGTGCGCACCGCTGAACAGCTATTTGATTCGCCGAGTCTATTTCGCATTCTGCTGGATATTGCCCCCAGTGCCGACAGTGACAAAATTAAAGACAAAATCGTCAATGTGATTCGCAAGCGCCACGACGGCGAGGAAGATGTCACCGTGATTAGTCAGGATTCCATGCTCGCAGCTTTCGATAATATTCTTGCGACGCTGACCATGGCCATCGCCGCGATTTCGTCTATCAGTCTGCTGGTGGCGGGTATTTTGATTATGAATATCAGCCTGATTTCGGTGAGTCAGCGACGCCAAGAGATTGGCCTGCTAAAAGCCATAGGAGCGAGCAGTCGCAAGATTAAACAACTCTTTATCGGCGAGTCATTGATGCTTATCTCTATGGGTTCTGCTGTGGGTATCAGTTTTGCCTTTGCACTTATTACTCTTTTTGCAGGCCTGTGGCCAAGCTTTCCTTTGCAGCCACCGGTTTGGGCAGTGCCCGCCGCACTGCTGGTGGCTTTTGCTACCGGGCTGGTGTTTTCTATTATACCGGCTAAACGGGCCGCAGCATTGGATCCAGTATTGGCACTGCGAGGGCAGCAGTAA
- a CDS encoding ABC transporter ATP-binding protein, with the protein MIKLEKINKTYQVGDSPLRALADVSLDIESGEYLSVMGPSGSGKSTLLNMIGLLDRPDSGRYWFDQIATEELNEERRAHLRGENIGFIFQSFHLINRLTAFENIELPMMLAGLPLKQRRSAVTDVLAMVGLSGRASHKPNQLSGGQLQRVAIARAIVMRPRLLLADEPTGNLDSRSGAEVIDVLEKLNQDGITLITVTHDQKLGDRARRHIRMVDGMIDRDQDGFSLTPENIHQPIKSNNETN; encoded by the coding sequence ATGATCAAACTAGAGAAGATTAATAAGACCTACCAGGTGGGTGATTCTCCGCTGCGGGCACTGGCTGATGTGAGCTTGGACATAGAGTCTGGTGAGTACCTTAGCGTTATGGGTCCATCAGGTTCGGGCAAGTCGACATTATTGAATATGATTGGCCTGCTCGATCGTCCCGATTCTGGGCGCTACTGGTTTGATCAGATTGCCACTGAAGAACTTAATGAAGAGCGCCGCGCCCATCTGCGAGGTGAGAATATCGGGTTTATTTTTCAATCCTTTCATCTGATTAATCGACTCACCGCCTTCGAAAATATTGAGCTGCCGATGATGCTGGCGGGACTACCACTAAAACAGCGGCGCAGTGCAGTGACGGATGTATTGGCCATGGTGGGTCTCTCTGGCCGCGCCTCTCACAAACCCAATCAGCTATCTGGTGGCCAGTTGCAGCGTGTGGCTATAGCTAGGGCAATTGTTATGCGGCCAAGGTTGCTGTTGGCGGATGAGCCTACCGGTAATCTCGACTCTCGTTCTGGCGCTGAGGTAATTGATGTATTGGAGAAGCTTAACCAGGACGGTATCACTCTGATTACAGTGACCCATGATCAGAAGCTCGGTGATAGAGCCAGACGTCATATTCGTATGGTCGATGGAATGATCGACAGAGATCAGGACGGCTTTTCGCTAACGCCGGAAAATATCCATCAGCCGATAAAGAGCAATAATGAAACTAATTGA